A window of the Mucilaginibacter sp. cycad4 genome harbors these coding sequences:
- a CDS encoding TonB-dependent receptor, which yields MERILFSRRLILPFIFLLLVTRYGAVQAQGTGPVTLKKANISLAEVFKSIKKQTGLTVFYSNTLLNDKELVTVDFKNAELKEVFSVLLKGKNLNYVVRDQLIVIEKGEPAPVVTPAKKEPAGTVGPKKVQGIVSDDKGLTLPGVTVKVKGSTNGTQSDIDGKYTLNLKEGGSSIIVFSFVGSKSQEFDLSNYPLSASGVYKINVQMGADKNGLEEVTVVAYGTQKKASLVSSITSINPKQLKGPSSNLTTMLAGVVPGMISYQRSGEPGADNAQFFIRGVGTFGAGKVDPLILIDGIEMGTTDLARLQPDDISGFSVLKDATASSLYGARGANGVILVTTKRGETGAVKFNIRGENSTSSNVKNIDLADNISYMTLANEAVLTRNPLGILPYSQNKIDHTAKGDDPLLYPSNNWIKQLIKTKTNNQRYNMNASGGSEKAKYYLAMTYNIDNGNLAENSLNNFSNNIKLQSYSILSNTTLNLTKTTEAVVSLKGQFDSYHGPIGGGGYTFLNALWSNPVAFPAIYPGSLLPYVNHPLFGNAIIPGGGLYMNPYAQSLSGFQSSNTSTLTAQLSLSQKLDFITQGLSARAMAYTTRYSYFTVSRQYSPYYYQSDVLNGTFNGLTLLNNGLVGSSVGNTPTEYLTYNQDPAANISNSITYVETAVTYNRTFAQKHAVSGLLIGTMRNYLTGNAKTLQLSLPSRNQGVSGRFTYGYDNRYLFEFNFGYNGSERFASNHRFGFFPSVGAGWVVSNEKFFEPLLSTIDNLKFRFTYGLVGNDQIGKAEDRFFYLSDVNLNNGSYGQFGTNYLYSRPGVVTNRYENQNITWEQSRQTNIGMDLTVAKNFTLTVDAYQQKRDNILMVRSTIPTSMGLQADISANAGKSSSKGVDIAMDYKKNFTNSFWIQSRGTLTYAKSKLLKNEEPVYPGNLQYLSKVGNSLSQIYGLIAERLFIDNVDVANSPVQSFGDYKAGDIKYRDMNGDGKITSSDVVPIGYPQVPEIIYGFGFSVGYKNFDISAFFQGSARSSFVINSADISPFYLVSGRQDNGLNTGNQSGLLKSIADDHWSEDNRNPYAFWPRLSNTIQANNSATPNSPTSTWWLRNGSFLRLKSAELGYNFNKSQLKFIHLNSARIYLNGLNLLTFSSFKLWDPEMGTSGLGYPIQKVFNVGLRVEF from the coding sequence ATGGAGAGAATTCTATTCAGCCGGCGGCTTATACTGCCCTTTATTTTTCTTTTGTTGGTAACCCGGTATGGCGCTGTGCAGGCGCAGGGTACGGGACCAGTAACACTTAAAAAGGCTAACATCAGTTTGGCCGAAGTGTTTAAATCAATCAAAAAGCAAACAGGCCTAACCGTTTTTTACAGTAACACTCTCTTGAACGACAAAGAACTTGTTACTGTAGATTTTAAAAACGCTGAGCTAAAAGAAGTGTTCAGTGTACTTTTAAAAGGGAAAAACCTGAACTATGTAGTACGCGACCAGCTCATTGTTATTGAGAAGGGTGAACCGGCGCCCGTTGTAACTCCTGCCAAAAAAGAGCCTGCCGGGACCGTGGGCCCCAAAAAAGTACAAGGGATTGTTTCTGATGATAAGGGCCTTACTTTACCTGGTGTAACTGTTAAGGTTAAGGGGAGCACCAATGGTACACAATCAGATATTGATGGTAAATATACCCTTAATTTGAAGGAGGGGGGAAGTTCAATCATCGTATTTTCATTTGTGGGGTCAAAATCGCAGGAATTTGATCTTTCAAACTATCCTTTATCTGCCAGCGGCGTTTATAAAATTAACGTGCAAATGGGCGCTGATAAAAATGGCCTTGAAGAAGTTACCGTAGTTGCCTACGGTACGCAAAAAAAGGCGAGCCTTGTTAGTTCGATTACCTCTATAAACCCTAAACAGCTCAAAGGGCCATCAAGTAATCTTACCACCATGTTGGCGGGCGTTGTACCGGGGATGATCTCTTACCAAAGAAGCGGTGAACCGGGTGCTGATAATGCCCAGTTCTTTATCAGGGGCGTGGGTACGTTTGGAGCTGGTAAGGTTGATCCGCTGATATTGATCGATGGTATTGAAATGGGCACCACCGATCTGGCAAGGCTTCAGCCAGATGACATATCGGGCTTTTCAGTGCTGAAGGACGCTACAGCCTCATCACTATATGGTGCAAGGGGGGCAAACGGTGTAATATTGGTTACAACTAAGCGCGGTGAGACTGGCGCTGTTAAATTCAATATCCGTGGTGAAAATTCAACATCATCAAACGTCAAGAATATCGATCTGGCCGATAATATTAGTTACATGACACTGGCCAATGAGGCGGTGCTTACACGTAACCCACTGGGTATCCTGCCTTACTCTCAAAATAAAATAGATCACACGGCAAAAGGTGATGATCCACTATTATATCCCAGCAACAACTGGATTAAGCAGCTTATCAAAACTAAAACCAATAACCAAAGGTATAACATGAACGCCAGCGGTGGTTCTGAAAAAGCTAAGTACTACCTGGCCATGACCTACAATATTGACAATGGCAACCTGGCCGAGAATAGCCTTAACAATTTCAGTAATAATATTAAGCTGCAATCGTACTCTATTTTATCAAATACTACCTTAAACCTTACTAAAACCACCGAGGCGGTGGTGAGCTTAAAAGGCCAGTTTGATAGTTATCACGGCCCTATCGGTGGTGGCGGTTACACTTTTTTAAACGCCCTTTGGAGTAACCCGGTGGCTTTTCCGGCAATTTATCCGGGTAGTTTATTACCATATGTAAACCACCCGCTTTTCGGGAATGCTATTATACCCGGAGGGGGCTTGTATATGAACCCATACGCGCAATCGCTGTCCGGTTTCCAAAGCTCAAATACCAGTACACTCACAGCGCAATTAAGCTTAAGTCAGAAGCTTGATTTTATTACCCAGGGATTATCGGCAAGGGCTATGGCATACACAACCCGATATTCATATTTCACCGTTTCACGCCAGTATAGCCCTTATTATTATCAATCAGACGTACTTAACGGAACATTTAATGGTTTAACATTGCTTAATAATGGGTTGGTAGGCAGCAGTGTTGGTAATACACCAACCGAGTACTTGACTTACAATCAGGATCCCGCTGCAAATATTTCAAACTCTATAACATATGTTGAAACGGCGGTAACCTATAATCGCACCTTTGCTCAAAAACACGCTGTTAGCGGGCTGTTGATTGGTACTATGCGTAACTACCTAACCGGTAACGCCAAAACATTACAATTATCACTGCCATCACGCAACCAGGGGGTATCAGGCAGGTTTACATATGGTTATGATAACCGCTATCTGTTTGAATTTAACTTTGGCTACAATGGGTCTGAGCGTTTTGCAAGTAATCACCGCTTCGGTTTTTTCCCGTCAGTTGGGGCAGGCTGGGTAGTATCTAACGAGAAATTTTTTGAGCCATTACTTTCAACTATTGATAACCTTAAATTCAGATTTACCTATGGCTTAGTCGGTAATGATCAGATAGGAAAGGCGGAAGATCGTTTCTTCTACCTTTCTGATGTAAATTTAAATAACGGCTCCTACGGTCAGTTTGGTACCAACTACCTGTATAGCAGGCCTGGCGTAGTTACCAATCGTTATGAAAATCAAAATATTACCTGGGAGCAATCAAGGCAAACCAACATAGGTATGGATTTAACTGTTGCCAAAAACTTTACCTTAACTGTTGATGCCTATCAACAAAAGCGTGATAATATTTTGATGGTGCGCAGCACCATCCCCACCTCCATGGGTTTACAGGCCGATATATCCGCGAATGCTGGCAAATCATCCAGTAAAGGGGTGGATATTGCGATGGATTATAAGAAAAATTTCACCAACTCTTTCTGGATCCAATCGCGCGGTACACTTACCTATGCTAAAAGTAAGCTGTTGAAAAATGAAGAACCTGTTTATCCCGGTAACCTGCAATACCTGAGCAAGGTAGGTAACTCTTTAAGCCAGATATATGGCCTTATTGCCGAGCGGTTATTTATTGACAACGTAGATGTGGCCAACTCACCTGTACAAAGCTTTGGCGATTACAAAGCCGGCGACATCAAATACCGCGATATGAATGGCGATGGAAAAATAACCAGCTCAGACGTAGTGCCAATAGGGTATCCGCAAGTGCCTGAAATTATATACGGTTTCGGTTTTTCTGTTGGGTATAAAAACTTTGATATCAGCGCATTTTTCCAGGGCTCGGCAAGATCTTCTTTCGTGATCAATTCGGCAGACATTTCTCCTTTTTATTTAGTGAGCGGCCGGCAGGATAACGGTCTTAACACCGGTAACCAAAGCGGCCTGTTAAAATCAATTGCCGATGATCATTGGTCGGAAGATAACCGTAATCCTTATGCGTTTTGGCCACGCTTAAGCAATACCATACAAGCCAACAACAGTGCAACACCAAATTCTCCAACATCAACGTGGTGGTTAAGAAATGGCTCGTTCCTGCGCCTTAAGTCGGCAGAACTTGGATACAATTTCAATAAGAGCCAGCTCAAATTTATCCATTTGAATAGCGCACGTATCTATTTAAACGGCTTAAACTTACTGACCTTCAGTAGCTTTAAGCTTTGGGACCCCGAAATGGGAACATCTGGCTTGGGTTATCCAATTCAAAAAGTATTTAACGTGGGCCTGCGGGTAGAATTTTAA